In Nomascus leucogenys isolate Asia chromosome 25, Asia_NLE_v1, whole genome shotgun sequence, a single genomic region encodes these proteins:
- the FAM207A gene encoding protein FAM207A isoform X1: MGKVRGLRARVHQAAVRPKGEAAPGPAPPTPEATPPPASAAGKDWAFNTNIFARTKIDPSALVQKLELDVRSVTSVRRGAEAKTVLPKKEKMKLRREQWLQKIEAIKLAEQKHREERRRRATVVVGDLHPLRDALPELLGLEAGSRRQARSRESKKPRPSELSRMSAAQRQQLLEEERTRFQELLASPAYRASPLVAIGQTLARQMQLEGGGQL, translated from the exons ATGGGGAAAGTGAGGGGGCTGCGCGCCCGAGTGCACCAGGCTGCCGTGAGGCCGAAAGGGGAGGCCGCCCCGGGCCCCGCGCCCCCTACCCCGGAGGCGACCCCTCCGCCGGCCTCGGCCGCGGGGAAG GACTGGGCGTTCAACACCAACATCTTTGCCAGGACCAAGATAGACCCCAGCGCCTTGGTGCAGAAGCTGGAGCTGGATGTGAGGAGCGTCACTTCCGTCAGGAGAG GTGCAGAGGCCAAAACCGTTTTGCccaagaaggagaaaatgaagctGAGGCGTGAGCAATGGTTGCAGA AAATCGAAGCCATAAAACTGGCTGAGCAGAAGCACAGGGAGGAGCGGAGGCGGAGGGCCACGGTGGTAGTGGGGGACCTGCACCCACTCAGGGATGCCCTGCCCGAGCTGCTGGGGCTCGAAGCTGGCAGCCGGCGCCAAGCCCGCAG CAGGGAGAGCAAGAAGCCCCGGCCCTCAGAGCTCAGCCGGATGAGCGCAGCCCAGAGACAGCAGCTTCT CGAGGAAGAAAGGACCCGGTTTCAGGAGCTGCTGGCCAGTCCGGCCTACAGAGCCAGCCCCCTGGTGGCCATCGGGCAGACGCTGGCCCGGCAGATGCAGCTGGAAGGTGGCGGCCAGCTCTGA
- the FAM207A gene encoding protein FAM207A isoform X2 — protein sequence MKLRREQWLQKIEAIKLAEQKHREERRRRATVVVGDLHPLRDALPELLGLEAGSRRQARSRESKKPRPSELSRMSAAQRQQLLEEERTRFQELLASPAYRASPLVAIGQTLARQMQLEGGGQL from the exons atgaagctGAGGCGTGAGCAATGGTTGCAGA AAATCGAAGCCATAAAACTGGCTGAGCAGAAGCACAGGGAGGAGCGGAGGCGGAGGGCCACGGTGGTAGTGGGGGACCTGCACCCACTCAGGGATGCCCTGCCCGAGCTGCTGGGGCTCGAAGCTGGCAGCCGGCGCCAAGCCCGCAG CAGGGAGAGCAAGAAGCCCCGGCCCTCAGAGCTCAGCCGGATGAGCGCAGCCCAGAGACAGCAGCTTCT CGAGGAAGAAAGGACCCGGTTTCAGGAGCTGCTGGCCAGTCCGGCCTACAGAGCCAGCCCCCTGGTGGCCATCGGGCAGACGCTGGCCCGGCAGATGCAGCTGGAAGGTGGCGGCCAGCTCTGA